The window TACATTAAtatggttattgattattgattgattaattgaattatcgaataatttatataattcgtattgattagttgaattgaatttttattgattgaataatttgtaGTGGTTATTGgtattaattaattgaattgttggtttGATTAGTTGTTAGTCATATTAGTATAGTCTATGAGTcaaagagagattttttttttaaaccataCAGGTACGTAATAGAACGATACTATAAGAAAAAGAAACGATGCTTAAATCCTTGCacgcttttgtttgttttaataaattatgaaaaaaattatcataggttgtgcattttttttaaccttGGACATTTTAAGTTCGCCCCTCCCCCCGACATATCCTAGCTTCGCCACTGCCACAGGGTATGCTTTGTCTTTTGGTAGTGGGATTTTCTCTAGGGCTTCAGTCAAGCAAAACTGTGTGGCATTATCTACTACAGAAGCAGAGTACATAAGTGCATTTGAAGCCACTGCACAAGCAATCTGGCTTAGATTTGTACTGGAAGATTTTGGAGAACTTCAAACTGAAGCTACACCACTGCAATGTGATAACACCTCTGCAATTGCAATCACCAAGAATTCTGTGTTTCACCAGAAGACTAAACACATTGATAAAAGGTACcattttattaaggatgcaCTGCAAGAAGGTATCATTGATCTGGTATATTGTCCCACTAAAGAGCAGCTAGcatatattttcacaaaacctCTGGCTAAGGATCGTTTCAACTATCTCAGGAGTATGCTCGAAGTGAAATCAGCTCAAgacttaaaggggagtgttgaattataagtctaTAGCTGATTAGTATTAGTGAAATAAGATGAGCTTATTTGTGTATTCACTTGAGTATATTACTGCCAAATGTGAGGTCAAAAGATGTAAGGCATATAATGCCATGTGTAATGATCTTAGTAAATAGTTCAATGCATGGCTGAGATCATTTTGTGATGTAGGGGATTCCACCCACTTTTCTCCAACAGTCATGTTTTTTTGCACGATGTAAGTGTGATTGCATTAAAGTAAGATAAATATATTCCTCTGCAACATTTTGTCGTGGCAGAGAAGAGAACATTCATaaacctctttcttcttctccatctttcATATAACCATTGAAAATCTAAGAAAACAGAAACACTAACAAAAATTGTATAAAGTGAACTAAAGTGTTCGATATTAGAATTCTTTATTCTGCATTTAACTCCCTACTCTTTTGGTAGATTATCTCATCAACCAATAGGTGGTATCAATTGAGCCATTCATAAAGGAATAGAAATGAAGGAGTTCAACAATTTATCAGTTAAGTATGCAGACATCTCAAGGATATGCAGCAAAATTCATCAGTGTTAGTCGATGAAAAATTTTACACTCATAGACGCATACCGAGCAACCGTAAATGAAGAATCTGAATTGACTATCAGCACTGCATAATTTCGAATTGACTATAATAAAGAAATCTAGTGGACAGTTTGAGTTTTAAGAGAATAGGAGATCATGTTTGATAGATAgttaataattcaaaaaaatTTGAGCAATGAAAGGGTGTGCATATTGTTTTGCAGACAGAAAATATGGTTTCAGAATTGCTTGGGGAATCTAATACATATTTGGTTGGAGCCTTTGGAGTGGAAGGGTATACATATCTGGATCAAGAACATTCAAATCTGATATAGATAGTATTTTAGCACCCTCTAACTGTTGAGATCCATGATGTGGCCTTGTGGAAGGTGGCAAAATCCTGATACGGTTACTAGACTCCCTAGATCTgcatttataattatttttcgaaTGAGGAGGAGGATGTATCTACATGTTAGAAAGAAGAGGGGGAAAATTCATACGATGCTCTGTGTGAGTGTAATTTTGGGATGCTTGGATTGATGAACTGACTGATGACATCATTTTCTAGTGGAAAGAATGTGAATTCTGTTCCAAACTGTGACCGAGACATCACGATGCAGAGACAAGTTTACACTACATTACAATTATTGGACAATGACATCACGATGACGGTGAATCTGTTCCATGTAAGTTATATTTTGTCATCCCAACGAGATAAAATCATAAATTTTTTGTCATATTACTGTGGAAGAAGTTAGCGCAAGCTAGTGCAAAGAGGTCGTGTAAAGTGTAGATGTTGTAGTTGTGGAGTCCAATCTTGATGGTTGTGAGGCGTTGTATAAATCAAGGAATTTTCTTGCCTGCCAAATGATTTCATTCTTTGTGTTTAGTGATCGGATGATAATGTATTGAATTTGAGGGAGTCGAGTCTGAATACATCTCCCACCAAAAGTCCAATTTCTCCAAAATTAAGGGTTTAATTTAGAGTTGCTAGACCCACCTAAGTGTCATATTTCTCTACCCACATTATATTCTCACTCACtatgaaaagataaaaaattaaaatgttatttctcCACCTACAATTATTCTTAAAATAAGCTTCAATATGCTATTTTCTCATTCActattatttctaaaaattaaaatgttatttagaAGCCCATTGATAGTGTATTTACACGCCGTGCCAGTATTCtatatataacaaaaataaaagtttcCAAACTAAAGCATGAAATAAGCCACCAGAGAATTAATTGTCAATGGTTATCATTGCATAAACACTAACCTAATCCTAACTATTACCTTTCTTGTCAAGTATTTGTATAAGTATTTTAAGCTTAGCTCCAAACAACAAACAAAGCAAACAAAAGAGtcaaagaaaccaaaatccACTCTATTTTTATGGTTAGATTGACCAAGGCATCAACAATACGAACCGAAAACAATTACAATACATATTTTATACCCCAAGCAATTATTTATTCTTAACAGGATTAATCGTTTTGAAACCAAGCATCTGGTTAAAAACCACCAACAATCATTTCATCCAGGttgatatgaagaaaaaaaatacattggaaaataaaaaacaacttaGAAAATAACATGGATTTGCAAATGTTCACATGTCAGCTATTTGTCTACAAAACAGAGGTTTCAACACTAACAGTGTAAAGAACTTAAAATTACAATTAAGATCAATGTTTTCCTCCTTCTCATTGACATAAAACGCAAGAAAAACAAAGGTTTCTAAAACTCTAACCAGCCGTCTCATTTCTTCCCAAAAATAAACACATTTAAATCCAACATTCATAAATGCGTGATCAAACAGGGGGAAAATGACAGAAAACATACCCAAAAATAATAGCACCACCAGAGCTATTTGCAAATTTGTGATCGAGCAACTGACCAACTAAAATGGAAAATATACTCTTTGCCAGGAAAGTCCTAACAGAGGACCACAACTGTTGCAAGGGAAAATCATTAGAGTTTGATCCAATTAACCACTCAAATCTCAGTGAATAAAACTAAGCAATGATGCAGGAAATCAACTAGAAGCTTGAgatatacaaaaaattaaattaattgaaCAACAAAAATTGGAGCTATGCCCCTAATTTTAACCATTAACAACGTAaagaattgaaaattacgattaACCATTATGTACAATTGATAATCACAAATGAGGTCATAAGGTAAAAAAATTAACCATTCAAATCTCAGTGAATAAAACTAAACAATGATGCAGGAAATCAATTCGAAGCTTGGGAtacacaaaaaattaaattaattgacTAACAAAATTGGAGCCATTCCCCTAATTTTAAATTACAATTAACCATTATGCACTTGATAATCACAAATGAGATCATAATGTCCAAAAAAATAACGACTCAACCCCAAACTATGACATACCAAATTAAATACAGAAACAGCACAACCACAAacccaaacaaaaccccaaatcaattttaaaaaatggcCCAACCCGTGTCTCTCTCATTTTCCCCTTCCCTTGTTCTGTCTTCCCACCTATTTGTCTCAATGTATACTCTCTATGCCTCTCACGAAATCAAAACTGCCAAAACCACGAACCAACAAAAAACCTGCAAAATACCATAAACCTCCAATTATTTACATCTTGGCATATTCATTTTTTTACACCTATCAGTTCAACCAACAGATGGATTCATCTACTAAcagcattaaaaaaattaaaatcacaatTAAACTTAATACTTTATGTCATCATCTCCCTCTATGCTTATGTAGAGGGTTCTAGAAATCAAAATATATTACGgaaaataacaaataatttGTGAAGCAGAGCAGAAGCAGGATTTACCTCGATGCTTATGTAGAGGGTTTGGAGGATGTCTTCCTCGTAGTGGTCTGTGCgaccaatttgataataagtaCTCTGAATCTCGTCAATCCCAGATGGATTCGAACGTAAAAAGGGCCAAATCTTCGCCCTTCCTGATCACAACTCTAGAAACAGAGACCAATTTTATGAAGCTGGACAAAACACACACAACCCTGTTAACCTAGAGAGAAGAATAGAGGTTTTACAGAAAGAGAAGCTTTAGAGAGAGaggaatagagagagattgaatGTAATTCTTCAGTATATTATTTCTTAGAGAGTAAGCAATCTTacaaggtatttatagagaacaCAAGATTATAACTAATCTAACTACCTAGCTAATCTTATGCCAAGTGTCACAATCTCATACTCATACATAATATCTCTATCATCCCCCCGCAAACTCATGCGTGGATGATCCTAGCATGAGATTGTTACAATGTGTGTGAAACAATGGAGCATTCAACCCCTTAGTTAAAATGTTTGCAAACTGTTCCTTGGAAGATACAAACTGAACATGAAGATGATTCTGAGCAACGCGTTCGCGAACAAAGTGAACATCAACTTCGATGTGCTTGGTGCGTTGATGTTGAACTGTATTGAAAGATAAAGCAATGGCCAACATATTATCACAGAACAATATAGGAACAGAAGATATTGTAATCTGCATAAAACTCAAGAGTTGCTTAATCCAATCAAGTTCTGCAGCCGTGGAAGACAAGGCCCTATATTATGCCTCTGTGGACGATTTGGAGACAGTTTGTTGCTTTTTAGAAGACCAAGAAATGGGATTACTACCTAGGTAAACAACTAACCCAGTTGTGGATCGCCTATCATTAGGATcccctgcccaatcagcatcactaaAGGCTTTAATATCTAAAGCAGAATGGGAATAAGACAATCCATATGTCATGGTACCTTTAAGATACCTAAGAATCCTTTTGACTGCAGTATAGTGTGAAACCATAGGGCACTGCATAAACTGACACACCTGATGAACAGAGAAGGCAATATCGGGTCTGGTAAAGGTTAAGTATTGCATAGCACCCACAACACTCCTATAATGTATAGGATTGTTATATGGTTCACCATCATCTTTGAGGAGTCGATGATAAGGCAGGCAAAGTGTATCACATGGCTTAGAGTCAACCATTTCTGTTTTAACCAACAGATCATTGACATACTTTTGCTGTGAAAGAAACAACCCATTTGCAGTGCTAGAGATTTGAATACCCAAAAAGTAGTGCAAAGGACCGAGGTCTTTGATATCAAACTCATAAGTCAAGGACTGAATAACCTGTTGAATAGCCAGGGAGTCATTGCCAATGATgataatatcatccacatagagcAACAAAATAACCAATGCGGAACCAACAGTCTTCACAAACAATGAAGAATCAGAATACGTAGTGGTGAACCTCAACTGAGGAAGAAATGCAGTGAAACGCTCATTCCAGGCTCAAGGAGcctgtttcaaaccataaagaGATTTATGTAGTTTGCAGACCAAATTAGGATAGGTAGGGTCTTCAAAACCTAGAAGTTGCACCATATAGACTTCATCTTGCAAAATGCCATGTAAAAAGGCATTTTTGACATCCAACTGCTGGAGAGGCCAATTGAAATGAGCAGCTAAGGCCAACACTATCCGCACTGTTGTGGGTTTAACAACAGGACTGAAAGTCTCAGTATAATCAATCCCAGGTTCTTGACTAAACCCTTTAGCTACCAACCGAGCCTTATGTCGAGCTATAGTACCATTAGAATGTTTCTTAATCttgaacacccatttacaaccaaccAAATTCTTGTTGGAAGGCAAAGACACCAAGCTCCAAGTCTTCTATGAAGAGcatcaatctcttctttgacaGCAGTCAACCAAACTGGACATTTAAGAGCTGACTTGTGAGAAGTAGGTTCAACCAGAGACGGATCTGTGGTATTAGATGACTGTACAGCAGAGAAAAATGTCTTCCGTTTGATAATCCCACTTTTACTCCTTGTTTGCATGGAATGTATGTTCATAGGTGGAACTGACAATACCACTTGAAGAGTCTCAGGACAATGAACAGATGTCACAGGGATCGTAAGGCTTTCACTTTCTGCAGCAGTAATGGACTGAGATAAAACAGGTAAATTGAAACTAGATGAGGGTGACAATGAAGATGGTATGGAATGCATGGAAGATGAAATGGACTCTGTGACAAGTGGAGAAGAATGAGATGGTGTAGAAACAAGTGAAACAACCACGTTGTTTGATGTAACAACGGGAAGTGGGAAAGACACAGAGGATGTGGGCAATGAAACATTATCTAGTTTCGATGCTGTCAATAAGTTTGTAAAAGGAAACTCTTGTTCACAGAAAAATACATGCCTTGATACATATATTCGCTGTTTAGCCACCTCATAACACAGAAAGCCTTTGAACTTGGAAGCATACCCTAAAAAGACACACTCAGTagttttgggttgtaatttggTGCTATTGTAAGGTTTAAGAAGAGGATAACAGGCACACCCAAAAATTTTCAAGTGAGAAAGAACTAGAACACTCCCATATAGTAACTCAAAATGAGACTTATTGGATAGTAAAGGAGTAGGCATTCTATTTATAAGATAAGTGGCCGTTTGACAAGCAAATCTCCAGAAATGAGAAGGAATCTGAGCCTTTCGAAGCAAAGTAATGGTGGTTTCAATGATATGCCGATGTTTTCTCTCagccaaaccattttgttctgaGGTATATGGACATGATTTTTTATGTGAAATGCCTTTGTCAACTAGAAAAGACTGAAATTTATTACTACAATACTCTCTTCCCCAATCACTTTGGAAAATCTTCACAGTAGCAGAAAATTGATTCAACACATAAGCATAAAAAGCAATAAAGGTGGCACAAAGATCTGATTTATTGATGAGTGGAAATATCCACGTGTATCTAGTACATTCATCGATAAAGGTAACATAATACCGATATCCATCAACTGATGTACAAGGTGCAGGACCCCAAGGGTCACTATGCACAACCTGAAAAGGAATGACAGACTTATTGACAGGTATGTGAAATGGCAGCTTACAAAATTTACCTTCTAAACAACTTGGACACATAATAGGGACAGAATCTTTGGCACATGTAATGTTTGACTTATGCAACATCAAAGACACAATGGAATTAGAAGGATGACCCAGTCTACCATGCCATATAGTAGAGTTGACAAGTTGTCCAAGAAAAGCTTTAGCTTGTAGCTTTGGATGAGGTACACTAAGAGTGGTAGTAGCTAAGGAATGAATGGGATAAAGTCCATTACTGCATAGCCCTCGGAAGAGGATCCTCCCTGTGGCTTTGTCCTATATCCAGAAGCAAAAAACATCGAAGATAAGATAGCAGTTGTTATCTAGGCAGAGCTTGTGAACAGAAAGTAAATTATGTGATAGTTTAGGAACATATAACACAGAATTTAACTTGATAGGCTGCACAGAAGTGTTAAATACAGTACTACCAATATGGGATACtttcaaaccttcaccattaaCGGTTTGAATTGTTTCATTGAATGGATACGGTGAAGCTAAGGACAAGTTGTTTAAATCGGCAGTCATGTGGTTGGTGGTGCCTGAATCAGTAAGCCACACTTGAGGAGTGGCCTGTGATGTAGAGGGTTGTGATGGTTGAGCCAGGACAATATGCATAGCTTGCATGGATGGCTGTGAGCATTGTGACACATGATAACCAGGACCAGAACTCTGAGAAGAATAGCCATATTGTTGTCCAGTATTTGAACCAAATTGTTGTCCAGGATATGAACCATATTGCTGTCCAGGCATAGGAGAATAGTGAGAAGCAGAACCAATGTAGTTCCGTCCTTTCTCATTGTAAAAACAAAATCAGGTGACATGATTGGTTTTGCCACAGATGTGACATTGCGATCTGGTAGGAGGCGGGGAATCACAAAATGGTGTTGTATGTTCCTCACTATTACATAGCTGACATGTAACAAGTGATGGAGCAAAAGGTGCATAAGAAGAGTGTGGAGCTTAACCAAGTACTCTTGGAGCTGAAGTTGGAAACACATGAGTTTGAGGTTGAGAAAATGGTCTGTGATTAAAATTTCTAGAATCTTGATTAAACTTTCCCTTGCCTTTGTTCTTATACTGATTGAACTGCTTAAATCCCCTTTAAACAAAATGAGACTGTCTGGAGCCATTGGAAAAAGACGGAGATGGGCCTTTAGATGCCGATAATGAATTGGTAGCAACCATTGCAGCTAGAAATGGTGTAGGTGTACTGGAATCAACAATAGCCTCTTCGGCAAGCAACTAAGACCAGAATTCTTTGAGAGAAATAACTTGTTCTCGTCCTCGAATAACAGTGTGGAAGGTATTATACTCATGAGGCAACCcattcaaagccaaaatcacgATATATTCATTAGCAAAGGAAACACCAGCAGCAGTAAGATAATCCCTATCAACTTTTATCTTTTGGAGGTACTGAGCCACAGTATCAGTGCCTTTCTTAATGTTTTGTAAGTTGGACTTTAATTGAAAGATACTAGTGCAAGAAACAGTAGAGAATTGTTCCCTTAACCGAGTTCAAAGATCACGAGAACTAACACTAACTATAGCACAGGACATAGCTACTAGAGATAAAGTGGCAATGATCAACTGTATAAGAGCCCTATCATGCATCATCCAAATCAAATACGCATCAGAATTAACAGAAGATGATGAATTTGACAAATCCACACCAGAGGGACCAGATGGAGAAACACATCGAGAAGGACACGGGACAGATCCATCAACAAATCCCATGATACCATTACTTTCAAGTAATAATTGCATTTGAAATTGCCAATTTAGGTAATTGGAATCATCAAGTTTAATATTCACCGAAGTAGGAAGTGATGAAATAAGTGCAGTAATTAGAGACTGGAGCAGTTGCAATTGACTAGCAGTAACCATGATGCAAGAAATCAAGGCACAAAATCTGGTAGAAAGAAAGATACCTCTCAGCGGCGAAATCACAAACACCTGGAGTGCAGAAACACACATGACAACGAGAAGAGTGTTCCGATCAGAAATTGCAGAGCGTCGAAACCCTAgaatcttgaagaagaagaaaactgagAAGAACACAACACAATTCAATTGTGGCATGGAAATGCTTCAATTAGCAAAGACAATAGCAGAAGCTGATTAAGGATCGAAGAGGCGGTAGCCATGGCGGCgagtgataccatgttaacctaGAGAGAAGAATAAAGGTTTTACAGAAAGAGAAGctttagagagagaggaagagagagagagattgaatgTAATTCTTCAGTATATTATTTCTTAGAGAGTAAGCAATCTTacaaggtatttatagagaacaCAAGATTATAACTAATCTAACTACCTAACTAATCTTATGCCAAGTGTCACAATCTCATACTCATGCATAATATCTCTATCAAACCCCACATTTAAAAGGATCCAAAACCCTCCACAAATCAGATACTAGAAATAAGATCTCTTAAAATACGAAAAATTTTGGGATCGAAACACCACAATAttgaagaaaaacaaacaaTTCGGGAAAAACAGTGAGAATAACGCACAGATCAGAGAAGAAGCAAAAGAAAGAAGGGTTTAAACGAAATAGAAAACTCTCGAACTCGAAGCTGACATATGAAAGATGAGAGAAGCATGGAAAAGAGCAAAACCGTAAATTTACTATACGAAGCCGACCACAAATGAGGAAAGCAAGGATAAACCGAGGGGCAAAACAGTCATCGCACTGGTCATCAACAGTACCCACCCGAACTAggttttagtatatatgatATTGTCCATACATATCACAACTCAATGTAAGTTTCGAGCTCCTGTTACCTTTTGGCATCCaacatattattattatatagctTTTAAGGTCTTTATCGGTcattttacaaataaaaaaaacttgtaattaaaattCTCATTAAAAAGCGAGTGGGAATATATGATATTGAGACGGGAATAACAACCCTCTTAATTTATATGTTGTACTAAGTCTCACTCATGTTTTCACTCTTAACCACTTGTGCTTATAAACACATGAGTAATCTATAATCAAAACTTAACtccttattttaattttgattatgaatAAGTAAACACGTCCGAAACAAATTTCATGATGGTTAGATATTCACCTCAATTCAACATAATCAATTATTCAAATTGATGATTCCCCAAAGCACAaaagaacacaaaaaataatGACATGGGATTTGGTTATAAAACAACGATGGCGCTTAAAGCCAATCAGGgaataaaatataaaagcaaTTATATCCAACAAATGCTAGGTGGGTAATCACACTTCAGACATGATAATTACAAAGTTTGGAATATAATCATCTTTTGTGTTTATCTATCCATTTGCAAACCAAGTAGAACATCACATGGTCCCGGCGGGGGTAAAACAGTCATATCACATCTAAAGCTGAACTACTTATGTTACCAAATAGTCAACACCGCATGGGGTCAAACGTTTTCCCATGAACACAAGGACCCTCCGACCTCCCATCGGCTACCTTGTCTTCCTGTTAAACTCTCCTTCCTTGTACGGCTACGATTCCCTCTCTGTGCCCACAGCTTTTAGTTCTTACATACAATAAATACAATTATCTGTGTCCAAagtatttctttgtttttatgcTGCAATTTGCTTGGTATATATGCTGTATACTCAGTCGATCAAATTCATGTAAGTTTGAATCTTGCTCTTTTTGGTGGAATTGTTATgttatttgattttgattagATTTATTTGTAACATGATGATTCTTTTGATTAGATTTGGTTTAACAGATTCTTGCTGTGTTTTTTTTGCTCTTCAAATCATGTATTTTTAATGCTTTTACTTCTCCCCCATGTTTTAATATCTCAGCTTTTGGTAGTTTCATAAATCATTCAGTGGAGAATTATgcgttttttaattaatttgtgtTGAATTGAGTTCATGTGATTAAATCCAAGTTGCAAGACCTGCTTTTGGTGTATTTCAATTTTTCAAGTGTTAATTAAtatgctttttgtttttctgcaatAAATGTCTGAAAAAAACGTGGGGATGCAGACTTGCAGAGCAACGTATAGCTATGGATCTCATGTGATTTAGTGTGAGTGATCAGTGCAGATGTTTTGGTGGTTATTAGAAGTTCAAGGTTAAGACTTTGGAGGGGAAGAAATAGTTAGAAAGGATAGCTGTTGATTAAGATGACGCCGGTCAGAAGGCAAAATAAGGATTTCTGTGGTGAATCAAAGTAGTTAGTACGAGGCTTTGTTCTTTTGGACTAAGTTGTATTTGTTGCAGAAAAAATGTATTCCTCACATGAAAATTCTTTGATGACATCTCAATGTTTTTGCAAGATAACTTATTTCTAGACTCTAGGATCGAAAACTAGGATTCCCATTCCACAACATAGTTAATTACACGAGATCCACAACCATATTTCTCTGCAATTGATCTTCATAGAATCTATagatatacacatatatgatgCTGTGGTTGGATGATTAAGTTATTGTATAATAATTTACAGTTTGTTATTCTATACGTGTTGATTATCGATTCTCATTAACATGGTATGAACATAGGTCTGCCCTCACTTCTATAA is drawn from Malus domestica chromosome 14, GDT2T_hap1 and contains these coding sequences:
- the LOC139191215 gene encoding uncharacterized protein, whose amino-acid sequence is MGFVDGSVPCPSRCVSPSGPSGVDLSNSSSSVNSDAYLIWMMHDRALIQLIIATLSLVAMSCAISNLQNIKKGTDTVAQYLQKIKVDRDYLTAAGVSFANEYIVILALNGLPHEYNTFHTVIRGREQQYGSYPGQQFGSNTGQQYGYSSQSSGPGYHVSQCSQPSMQAMHIVLAQPSQPSTSQATPQVWLTDSGTTNHMTADLNNLSLASPYPFNETIQTVNGEGLKDKATGRILFRGLCSNGLYPIHSLATTTLSVPHPKLQAKAFLGQLVNSTIWHGRLGHPSNSIVSLMLHKSNITCAKDSVVHSDPWGPAPCTSVDGYRYYVTFIDESSKLDNVSLPTSSVSFPLPVVTSNNVVVSLVSTPSHSSPLVTESISSSMHSIPSSLSPSSSFNLPVLSQSITAAESESLTIPVTSVHCPETLQVVLSVPPMNIHSMQTRSKSGIIKRKTFFSAVQSSNTTDPSLVEPTSHKSALKCPVWLTAVKEEIDALHRRLGAWCLCLPTRIWLVVNGCSRLRNILMLRFTTTYSDSSLFVKTVGSALVILLLYVDDIIIIGNDSLAIQQVIQSLTYEFDIKDLGPLHYFLGIQISSTANGLFLSQQKYVNDLLVKTEMVDSKPCDTLCLPYHRLLKDDGEPYNNPIHYRSVVGAMQYLTFTRPDIAFSVHQVCQFMQCPMVSHYTAVKRILRYLKGTMTYGLSYSHSALDIKAFSDADWAGDPNDRRSTTGLVVYLGSNPISWSSKKQQTITISSVPILFCDNMLAIALSFNTVQHQRTKHIEVDVHFVRERVAQNHLHVQFVSSKEQFANILTKGLNAPLFHTHCNNLMLGSSTHEFAGG